A section of the Rhizobium sp. BG4 genome encodes:
- a CDS encoding diguanylate cyclase produces MAFQADFNRDSSAPRFGGHKILLVEDSRMFSAVLCHRFQTELGLNVKACPSLKALKEALAQDSHGYTMAVVDLNLPDAPYGEALDCAIERKIPAIVFTATFDLETRNRIMERNVIDYVLKDNEFALDNLVSTVRRAITNRKTRVLVVDDVASARQVLVDLLTAQQYMVVEANSGLEALAALEAYSDIELVVTDHHMPDMSGYELTRRIRHRFGSDKIRVIGVSSSNDRMLSASFLKAGASDFVYRPFVAEELQCRIANNVETLTQMKQLRAAAACDYLTGLYNRRYFYDYGPKVVNECLRQKSASSVAILDIDHFKRLNDTYGHEIGDKVLIAVAARLATIFEGSDNLLSRLGGEEFAILFPMMDSQAATKLCDEVRSDLSRLKVSADDEELSVTVSIGVAEIAGYETFENYLNAADQFLYMAKHKGRNTVYSDARMTEEAAQ; encoded by the coding sequence ATGGCTTTCCAGGCGGATTTCAATCGGGACAGTTCCGCGCCGCGTTTCGGCGGCCATAAGATACTGCTGGTTGAAGATTCCCGCATGTTTTCCGCCGTTTTGTGCCATCGCTTCCAGACGGAGCTCGGCCTGAACGTCAAAGCCTGTCCTTCGCTCAAGGCGCTGAAGGAGGCGCTGGCCCAGGATTCGCACGGCTACACAATGGCCGTCGTCGATCTCAATCTGCCGGATGCGCCCTATGGCGAGGCGCTGGACTGCGCGATCGAGCGCAAGATTCCGGCAATCGTCTTTACCGCGACATTCGACCTCGAGACGCGCAACAGGATCATGGAGCGCAATGTCATCGACTATGTGCTCAAGGACAATGAATTCGCGCTCGACAATCTGGTCTCGACCGTCCGCCGGGCGATCACCAATCGCAAGACGCGGGTGCTTGTCGTCGATGACGTCGCTTCGGCGCGTCAAGTGCTGGTCGATCTCCTGACGGCGCAGCAATATATGGTGGTCGAGGCCAATTCCGGCCTCGAAGCGCTGGCGGCGCTGGAGGCCTATAGCGACATCGAGCTGGTGGTCACCGATCATCACATGCCCGACATGAGTGGCTATGAGCTGACGCGGCGCATCCGTCACCGTTTCGGTTCCGACAAGATCCGGGTGATCGGTGTGTCCTCGTCCAACGACAGGATGCTTTCGGCGAGTTTCCTGAAGGCCGGGGCGAGCGATTTCGTCTACCGGCCCTTCGTTGCCGAGGAGCTGCAGTGCCGTATCGCCAACAATGTCGAGACGCTGACGCAGATGAAGCAGCTGCGCGCTGCTGCCGCCTGCGATTATCTGACAGGTCTCTATAACCGGCGCTATTTCTACGATTACGGCCCGAAGGTCGTGAACGAATGTCTGCGCCAGAAGTCGGCGAGCTCGGTCGCCATTCTCGACATCGACCATTTCAAGCGGCTGAACGACACCTATGGTCACGAGATCGGCGACAAGGTGCTGATCGCGGTCGCCGCGCGGCTGGCGACGATCTTCGAGGGCAGCGACAATCTTCTGTCGCGCCTCGGCGGCGAGGAATTCGCCATTCTCTTCCCGATGATGGATTCGCAGGCGGCGACGAAGCTTTGCGACGAGGTGCGCTCGGATCTGTCGCGGCTCAAGGTTTCGGCCGACGACGAGGAGCTGTCGGTGACCGTTTCGATCGGTGTCGCCGAAATTGCCGGTTACGAAACCTTCGAAAACTATCTGAACGCTGCCGACCAGTTCCTCTACATGGCCAAGCACAAGGGCCGGAACACGGTCTATTCGGATGCCCGCATGACGGAAGAAGCGGCGCAATAG
- a CDS encoding GlxA family transcriptional regulator produces MNKMLTKKRSLVFFMVPQFTMLPFSAAIDTLRIANRMLGYQAYTWRLTSVDGNKVYSSCGIGVEANSSLAEERRHLGGENRPSMVLVCSGIDVEDFNNKSVNAWLRESYNRGVAVGSLCTGAHLLAQAGLLNGKRCAIHWENLPGFSEAFPQAEVYADLYEVDSNLYTCAGGTASLDMMLNLVGQDFGESLVNRICEQHLTDRVRSPHDRQRLPLRARLGVQNAKVLSIIELMEGNLAEPLSLLEIADGAGLSRRQIERLFRQEMGRSPARYYLEIRLDRARHLLVQSSMPVVEVAVACGFVSASHFSKCYRELYNRSPQQERAERKMTMATARQALAA; encoded by the coding sequence ATGAACAAGATGCTGACCAAGAAGCGCTCTCTCGTCTTCTTTATGGTTCCCCAGTTCACCATGCTGCCGTTCTCGGCGGCGATCGACACACTGCGCATCGCCAACCGTATGCTCGGCTATCAGGCTTACACCTGGCGCCTCACCTCGGTTGACGGCAACAAGGTCTATTCTTCCTGCGGCATCGGCGTTGAGGCGAATTCGTCGCTCGCCGAGGAGCGCCGCCATCTCGGCGGCGAGAACCGCCCGAGCATGGTGCTCGTCTGTTCCGGCATCGATGTCGAGGACTTCAACAACAAGTCCGTCAACGCCTGGCTGCGCGAAAGCTATAACCGCGGCGTCGCCGTCGGCAGTCTCTGTACGGGCGCGCATCTGCTTGCTCAGGCCGGGCTCTTGAACGGCAAGCGTTGCGCGATCCACTGGGAAAACCTGCCGGGCTTCTCCGAAGCCTTCCCGCAGGCCGAGGTCTATGCCGATCTCTATGAAGTGGACAGCAATCTCTATACCTGCGCCGGCGGCACCGCCTCGCTCGACATGATGCTGAACCTCGTCGGCCAGGATTTCGGCGAAAGCCTCGTCAACCGCATCTGCGAGCAGCACCTGACGGACCGCGTCCGCAGCCCGCACGACCGCCAGCGCCTGCCGTTGCGCGCCCGCCTCGGCGTCCAGAACGCAAAGGTTCTCTCCATCATCGAGCTAATGGAAGGCAATCTCGCCGAGCCGCTTTCGCTGCTGGAGATCGCCGATGGTGCCGGCCTGTCGCGCCGCCAGATCGAGCGCCTGTTCCGCCAGGAAATGGGCCGTTCGCCTGCCCGCTACTATCTCGAAATCCGCCTCGACCGCGCCCGCCATCTCCTGGTGCAGTCGTCGATGCCTGTCGTCGAAGTGGCCGTCGCCTGTGGCTTCGTCTCCGCCTCGCACTTCTCCAAGTGTTATCGCGAACTCTACAACCGGTCGCCCCAGCAGGAGCGTGCCGAACGCAAGATGACCATGGCAACGGCGCGCCAGGCGCTGGCAGCCTGA
- a CDS encoding DDE-type integrase/transposase/recombinase, producing MLNILLDDRFFVRDIMVPGEFSVDALNKKDISLSRYPGGETIRIEFTEFAVRHAGGHITKTASAGQKLATMKVKHLLALFEPEGRQVTAGQAKDHDEELEAVLWAGTKQFYANRYIDHRAEVGYYTKGDPHLTEFIAANHADASSRGFGKTIPSASTIRKLVFGRTSHVSLVDCFRRQGGGVRDRGIWPSWVYELATEAIEQRFDGGFATPGQAYEWFFAEFYKERDEGVGIPTGKRQKPPDEKTFNNWLKKHATKERLAKLQGEREAARRLQGTIVPQDARYPLHIVIIDQTLGNIWSAVKRQTTESGQTHQEVPADGEEAEILDTKRVEVVYAVDAFTRMTLGIILTFAPPSISTFMACLKMVMTPKIGWIKRFPDLADATDGYGCPTTIVVDNLRSHVTRSVQLGLLSIGIGIEYAPLASPEWKAVVERAIGTCKRVMATLPGGFSIDEDVTSADYRKYARFDLEEINDLVIHKIVTEHHMLVHGGTDEPPAYRWSKHLPLHGRGMVADIRVLDLLLRRRGKAKLTPSGVMFKGHRYQNTAYTTQILNSRASELTLKTGKRSTLEVEVLWNPSDVSSLGVIDAKSNDILFFENVDPVFANKAVSFEFATSARQANKKIFEEYYPPATRAKYLREFFEMLQARIKKETHRDAKKTARLLEGGRAVVISADVQQFDVVIPVTNLGVSQVDVPVQLRLEHIQGPTETPKQTGLNRSMKKTEKSAPPSEPVIRDQPDVPATYAMSAEASEAFLDQLERSGRRSLRH from the coding sequence ATGCTTAACATCCTCCTCGACGACCGCTTCTTTGTGCGCGACATTATGGTGCCAGGCGAATTCTCCGTGGATGCGCTTAACAAGAAGGATATTTCTCTTTCGAGATATCCTGGCGGGGAGACTATACGCATCGAGTTCACAGAGTTTGCGGTCCGTCACGCGGGCGGACACATCACCAAGACCGCAAGTGCCGGACAGAAGCTTGCGACGATGAAAGTGAAGCATCTTCTTGCTCTATTCGAACCTGAAGGACGCCAAGTTACGGCGGGTCAGGCTAAGGATCATGACGAAGAGCTTGAAGCGGTTCTTTGGGCGGGAACCAAGCAATTCTATGCCAATCGGTACATCGATCACCGAGCCGAAGTGGGCTATTACACTAAGGGAGACCCTCATCTCACGGAATTTATCGCAGCCAACCATGCCGATGCGTCGAGTCGAGGGTTCGGGAAGACCATACCGTCAGCGTCAACGATCAGAAAGCTTGTCTTCGGAAGGACTTCGCACGTTTCGCTTGTCGACTGCTTCCGCAGGCAAGGTGGTGGTGTACGTGACAGAGGAATTTGGCCTAGCTGGGTTTATGAACTTGCGACGGAGGCGATAGAGCAGCGGTTCGACGGTGGGTTCGCCACACCCGGCCAGGCATACGAGTGGTTCTTCGCCGAATTCTACAAGGAACGCGACGAAGGCGTCGGGATTCCCACAGGCAAGCGGCAGAAACCGCCGGATGAAAAAACCTTCAACAACTGGCTGAAGAAACACGCAACTAAAGAGAGGCTTGCAAAGCTTCAAGGCGAACGAGAAGCCGCGCGACGGCTGCAAGGGACAATCGTGCCACAGGATGCTCGATACCCACTACACATCGTCATCATCGATCAAACATTGGGGAACATTTGGTCAGCGGTTAAACGCCAGACGACGGAGAGTGGCCAAACTCATCAGGAAGTGCCAGCCGATGGGGAAGAAGCTGAAATTCTTGATACGAAGCGCGTTGAGGTCGTTTACGCCGTTGACGCGTTCACAAGGATGACGCTTGGCATCATCTTGACCTTTGCGCCACCTAGCATTTCGACGTTCATGGCGTGCTTGAAGATGGTCATGACACCGAAGATCGGGTGGATTAAGCGGTTTCCGGACCTGGCTGATGCGACTGATGGCTATGGATGTCCCACGACTATTGTTGTCGATAACCTTCGTTCTCATGTCACTAGAAGCGTTCAGTTGGGTTTGCTGTCGATTGGGATCGGCATTGAGTACGCACCACTAGCCTCCCCCGAGTGGAAGGCAGTCGTAGAAAGAGCTATCGGTACGTGCAAACGGGTGATGGCCACATTGCCAGGCGGATTCTCAATCGATGAGGATGTGACATCTGCAGATTATCGGAAATACGCACGTTTCGATCTTGAAGAAATCAACGATCTGGTGATCCACAAGATCGTCACTGAACACCACATGCTCGTGCACGGTGGGACCGATGAGCCACCAGCCTATCGGTGGTCTAAACATCTGCCTTTGCACGGCCGTGGAATGGTAGCCGATATTCGCGTTCTCGACCTGCTACTCAGACGACGTGGCAAAGCCAAGCTCACGCCGAGCGGCGTGATGTTCAAAGGCCACCGATATCAGAATACAGCATACACGACCCAAATCTTGAATTCACGCGCATCTGAGTTGACGTTGAAAACTGGCAAGCGATCCACCTTAGAAGTCGAGGTGTTATGGAATCCCAGCGATGTCTCATCGCTTGGAGTGATCGACGCAAAATCGAACGACATACTGTTTTTCGAAAACGTTGACCCGGTGTTCGCAAACAAGGCCGTCTCGTTCGAATTCGCGACATCCGCGCGTCAGGCGAACAAGAAGATATTCGAAGAATACTATCCTCCCGCCACCAGGGCGAAGTACCTGCGCGAGTTTTTCGAAATGCTGCAAGCCCGCATCAAAAAGGAGACGCATCGCGATGCTAAGAAGACCGCGCGATTGCTCGAAGGCGGCAGAGCTGTTGTCATTTCGGCCGACGTTCAACAGTTCGACGTGGTCATCCCTGTGACCAATCTCGGCGTGTCGCAGGTTGACGTGCCGGTCCAACTTCGGCTGGAGCACATACAAGGGCCAACGGAAACGCCAAAACAGACTGGGCTTAACCGATCCATGAAGAAGACCGAAAAGTCGGCTCCTCCGTCCGAACCAGTGATCCGCGATCAACCCGACGTGCCCGCCACATATGCAATGTCGGCCGAAGCGAGTGAGGCTTTTCTGGACCAATTAGAGCGAAGTGGACGTCGCTCCCTTCGGCACTGA
- a CDS encoding plastocyanin/azurin family copper-binding protein, which translates to MKHYVIALALAALASPTLASGNHAGGHGEKLAVGEPGDKTKATQTIRVTMKETDDGKMIFQPAIIKVRKGQTIKIALKNAGGTDHEFVLDQEDKIMEHKAVMEKFPEMEHADPNSIRLAAGATGEIVWKFTNDGEFKFACLIPGHYEAGMHGDVSVAAK; encoded by the coding sequence ATGAAGCATTATGTAATCGCCCTCGCCCTCGCCGCTCTCGCGAGCCCAACGCTGGCCTCCGGCAACCATGCTGGCGGACATGGCGAGAAGCTTGCTGTCGGCGAACCCGGCGACAAGACCAAGGCCACGCAAACCATCCGCGTGACCATGAAAGAAACCGACGACGGCAAGATGATCTTCCAGCCTGCAATCATCAAGGTCCGCAAGGGTCAGACCATCAAGATCGCTCTGAAGAACGCGGGCGGCACTGACCACGAGTTCGTGCTCGATCAGGAAGACAAGATCATGGAGCATAAGGCTGTGATGGAGAAATTCCCGGAAATGGAACATGCCGACCCCAATTCCATCCGTCTGGCAGCAGGCGCGACGGGTGAAATCGTCTGGAAGTTCACGAACGACGGTGAATTCAAATTCGCCTGCCTCATCCCCGGTCACTACGAAGCTGGCATGCACGGCGACGTGTCCGTTGCAGCAAAGTAA
- a CDS encoding copper-binding protein codes for MKFAINLALAATIALAGTSMALAQEFTKGVVNKIDAKAQKVTIKHEDLKNLDMPAMTMVFRVKDAAMLEKLKEGQNIEFVAERVDGKLTVTEIK; via the coding sequence ATGAAATTCGCAATCAATCTCGCGCTGGCAGCCACAATTGCCCTCGCAGGAACGTCGATGGCTCTGGCTCAGGAATTCACGAAAGGCGTCGTCAACAAGATTGACGCCAAGGCGCAGAAGGTCACCATCAAGCATGAAGACCTCAAGAACCTCGATATGCCAGCCATGACGATGGTCTTCCGTGTCAAGGATGCGGCAATGCTCGAAAAGCTAAAGGAAGGTCAGAACATCGAGTTCGTCGCTGAGCGCGTCGATGGAAAACTGACAGTCACTGAAATCAAGTGA
- a CDS encoding TolC family protein: MTSLRTLLIVAVIPLAVAGCVTNPEYSKKDGGFSTVANKTAAITAKETVWIQSQQQAQATSAQVRTLLSRKKTLDADTAVQIALLNNKGLQAAYSELGDSSADAWQATMLLNPTVSVGFSGIGTPELEAFRAIEGAITTNILALMTKKRDIEIADTRFRQAQLNAAVRTLQTAADTRRAWINAVAAWENVGQLQRAQVAADAASELAQKLGETGAMAKGPQAREHVFVAELAGETAKARLAARLAKEELTRLMGLWGSDLDYKVPNSLPSLPKGVTKRDAIEAEALRNRIDLQVAKLELEATARSYGLTEATRYVTDLEILTGFESEREVEDGKKKWETTASGELEFAIPLFDTGKARMRKAELGYMRAANQLAEKAVNVRSEARSAYEAYRSNYDIARHYRNNVVPLRTKVEEESLLTYNGMITNTFELLTDTRDKINSILLSVNAKRDFWLAEANLAPAVYGGGSSAASAETEVAAASEGGGGGGH; encoded by the coding sequence ATGACCTCCCTGAGAACCCTTCTGATCGTTGCGGTCATCCCTCTTGCGGTCGCGGGCTGCGTTACTAATCCCGAGTATTCCAAGAAGGATGGCGGTTTCAGCACCGTCGCCAATAAGACTGCTGCGATCACAGCGAAAGAAACGGTCTGGATTCAAAGCCAGCAGCAGGCGCAAGCGACCTCTGCTCAGGTCAGGACCCTGCTTTCGCGAAAGAAGACGCTCGATGCCGATACAGCTGTCCAGATTGCCCTTCTCAACAACAAGGGTCTCCAGGCAGCCTATTCCGAGCTTGGGGATAGCTCAGCCGACGCTTGGCAGGCGACAATGCTGCTGAACCCGACGGTCTCGGTCGGCTTCTCCGGTATCGGCACACCGGAACTTGAAGCTTTTCGGGCCATCGAGGGCGCGATAACAACCAACATTCTCGCACTGATGACCAAGAAACGTGACATCGAGATTGCCGACACGCGATTTCGCCAAGCGCAGCTCAACGCGGCTGTCCGTACGTTGCAAACAGCCGCTGATACTCGCCGCGCGTGGATAAATGCGGTCGCCGCCTGGGAGAATGTCGGCCAGCTGCAGCGGGCGCAGGTAGCCGCCGATGCCGCGTCGGAGCTGGCACAGAAGCTTGGCGAAACGGGTGCGATGGCGAAAGGTCCACAAGCGCGTGAGCATGTGTTCGTCGCTGAATTGGCGGGCGAAACCGCAAAGGCACGGTTGGCAGCTCGTCTGGCAAAGGAAGAACTTACCCGTCTTATGGGACTGTGGGGATCAGACCTTGATTACAAGGTGCCCAATAGCCTGCCTTCCCTGCCCAAGGGCGTGACCAAACGCGATGCCATCGAGGCCGAGGCGCTTCGCAACCGTATTGACCTCCAGGTTGCGAAACTAGAGCTTGAGGCAACCGCGCGGTCTTACGGCCTGACAGAAGCCACACGTTACGTGACCGATCTCGAAATCCTGACAGGCTTCGAATCCGAGCGTGAAGTCGAAGACGGCAAGAAAAAGTGGGAAACCACGGCGTCCGGGGAACTAGAATTCGCCATCCCCCTTTTCGACACCGGCAAGGCGCGAATGCGCAAGGCTGAACTCGGCTACATGCGTGCTGCCAACCAATTGGCGGAAAAAGCCGTCAACGTGCGCTCGGAAGCTCGCTCTGCCTATGAGGCTTACCGGTCGAACTACGACATCGCTCGGCACTATCGGAACAACGTCGTGCCCCTACGCACCAAGGTCGAAGAGGAATCCCTCCTCACCTACAACGGCATGATCACCAACACGTTCGAACTCCTGACCGACACCCGAGACAAGATCAATTCCATCCTGCTTTCCGTCAACGCCAAGCGCGACTTCTGGCTTGCCGAAGCAAACCTCGCACCTGCTGTCTACGGCGGCGGCTCCTCTGCGGCATCAGCCGAAACAGAAGTGGCCGCAGCGTCCGAAGGCGGCGGTGGTGGCGGGCATTGA
- a CDS encoding adenylate/guanylate cyclase domain-containing protein, with amino-acid sequence MSPNVDLSALILRLASALLVSSALWTGSLDSAAIVVLSYLFWSVLGDALLRPRIGWIAPIGLAILDAALAGYVLYEHLLAPSPQARHELTASSLVVVFLLLNQVAMRLDTALVLVFGAAVALAWSAMLVVLAFRHTGSQHGPLVDIIPLQDLLLLLCFCLAIGAAALSARRFRHVRVHAYRLEERRANLSRFFSPTVIGDLQDATSVLDLERREAAIMFIDLRDFTAYAENAPASEMASVLAQYRRIIAGAVLSFNGTVDKFIGDGVMVVFGQPKASPDDPERALSCALFVAQELEVWRNEAFARGQPSFHAGIGVHCGVVVGGVLESGFHDEFTVIGDVVNVAQRLEALAKILGSPLVVSENLLKRAPAQAAKIQWVRKRDVSLTGRSGSLDIAFIRRNSSATGQVDGAEHSASSKSSFQSRLASTGLGR; translated from the coding sequence ATGTCACCCAACGTTGATCTCAGCGCCCTCATTTTACGGTTAGCCTCAGCTCTCCTGGTCTCGTCGGCTCTCTGGACCGGCAGCCTCGATTCCGCTGCCATCGTGGTCTTGTCGTATCTGTTCTGGAGCGTCTTGGGAGATGCATTGCTTAGGCCTAGAATAGGCTGGATCGCTCCGATTGGCCTTGCGATCCTGGATGCGGCGCTGGCGGGGTATGTACTCTACGAGCATCTGCTGGCTCCCTCACCCCAAGCCCGTCACGAGTTGACAGCATCCAGTCTGGTCGTTGTCTTTCTTCTCTTGAACCAAGTCGCGATGCGCCTAGACACCGCACTCGTTCTGGTATTCGGGGCCGCTGTCGCGCTAGCCTGGAGCGCGATGTTGGTGGTGCTGGCTTTTAGGCACACGGGCAGTCAGCACGGCCCGTTGGTCGACATCATTCCGTTGCAGGACCTCCTGCTTCTTCTTTGCTTTTGCCTGGCCATCGGTGCAGCCGCCCTTTCCGCGAGGCGTTTTAGGCACGTACGTGTACATGCCTACCGGCTTGAGGAGCGACGCGCGAACCTCTCACGCTTCTTCTCTCCGACGGTAATCGGCGACCTCCAAGATGCGACATCTGTCCTTGATCTTGAACGGCGCGAAGCAGCCATCATGTTCATCGACCTACGAGACTTCACGGCCTATGCCGAAAATGCACCGGCCAGCGAGATGGCTAGCGTGCTTGCGCAATACCGGCGCATCATCGCTGGCGCGGTCCTCAGCTTCAATGGGACCGTCGATAAGTTCATCGGCGATGGAGTCATGGTTGTTTTTGGTCAACCAAAGGCCTCGCCAGACGATCCCGAGCGAGCACTGTCTTGCGCTCTATTCGTTGCGCAGGAACTCGAAGTGTGGCGCAACGAGGCGTTCGCAAGAGGACAACCTTCCTTCCATGCAGGGATCGGCGTTCATTGCGGAGTGGTTGTCGGCGGCGTCTTGGAGAGCGGCTTCCATGATGAATTTACGGTCATCGGAGACGTGGTGAATGTGGCCCAGCGCTTGGAGGCGCTTGCCAAAATACTCGGTTCGCCGCTGGTCGTTTCTGAAAATCTGCTGAAACGAGCGCCAGCCCAAGCGGCAAAAATACAATGGGTCAGAAAGAGAGATGTCAGTCTGACGGGTCGAAGTGGCTCCCTCGACATTGCCTTCATCCGCCGGAATTCGTCTGCAACCGGTCAAGTCGATGGGGCCGAGCACAGCGCTTCAAGCAAATCTTCTTTCCAATCCCGTTTGGCATCGACCGGCCTCGGCAGGTAA
- a CDS encoding TniB family NTP-binding protein — translation MRIIYPEMVAAHSAFDNVREARRSALEIGGRSKIEGSLVSLFGKSHAGKTTILEAYMEAHFPDDVDPEKPDNKRPQRKIVGITLNGDSSYLSFVKQILRAYKDPFPGDGNADDKLERIIKYINYYKTELLIFDEASNLRIRKATDLDATKTHNTLRGFAKMGCPVVVAGTEEAESKILSDGQLVSMNHDVSIKTLKQDCAADMHLFGSYCADLGLALKEHGLFPKRSNFVIDNTIACLFIASGGLRGRVSRLVEHAAYIARHEDAEEVRLDHLEAATDAYSIKNKIVTHNPFRESRKTRKKETRVA, via the coding sequence ATGCGCATCATCTATCCTGAGATGGTGGCTGCCCATTCCGCCTTTGACAACGTTCGAGAGGCGCGAAGAAGCGCACTAGAGATTGGCGGGCGGTCGAAGATCGAAGGCTCGCTGGTCAGCCTTTTTGGAAAGTCGCACGCAGGAAAGACGACAATCCTGGAGGCGTACATGGAGGCCCACTTTCCTGATGATGTCGATCCAGAAAAGCCAGATAACAAGAGACCCCAGCGTAAAATCGTTGGAATAACCTTGAACGGCGACTCTTCTTACCTGAGTTTCGTCAAGCAAATACTGCGAGCTTACAAAGACCCGTTTCCCGGTGACGGCAATGCGGACGACAAATTGGAAAGGATCATCAAGTACATCAATTACTACAAGACCGAGTTGTTGATCTTCGACGAAGCGAGCAACCTCCGTATTCGCAAAGCAACTGATCTTGACGCGACCAAGACCCACAATACGCTTCGCGGGTTTGCCAAAATGGGGTGTCCCGTGGTTGTGGCAGGTACGGAAGAGGCCGAAAGTAAGATTCTCAGCGACGGCCAGCTCGTCAGCATGAATCACGACGTGTCGATAAAGACGTTAAAGCAAGATTGCGCTGCAGATATGCACCTCTTCGGAAGTTACTGTGCCGATCTCGGCCTTGCATTGAAGGAGCATGGCCTCTTTCCCAAGCGGAGTAATTTCGTCATCGACAATACCATCGCCTGTCTCTTTATCGCCAGTGGCGGGCTTCGTGGTCGTGTATCGCGCCTCGTCGAACACGCCGCATACATTGCACGACATGAAGATGCGGAGGAGGTCCGACTCGACCATTTGGAAGCCGCGACCGACGCGTATTCGATCAAGAATAAGATCGTGACCCACAACCCCTTCCGCGAGAGCCGCAAGACTCGCAAAAAGGAGACCCGCGTTGCCTGA